A genomic stretch from Gracilimonas sp. includes:
- a CDS encoding transketolase C-terminal domain-containing protein has product MAKKKKASKKKTSVSNIDWKNVARLILTSRAMDEKEENELVPNKEVLYQFSARGHELGQVLLGSLLTNKHDAASAYYRSRPLLLTLGLSEEDAMAAPMGKSGGYSDGRDIGVVCNKPDSDGPKVLPMAGDVGSQYTPAIGWAQGIEYRKNVLKEKVYDKAISVILGGDGSVATNGFWSALTIATTQNLPVLFYIEDNGYGISVTSEYQTPGGKISNNLQSFNNLKIYDGDGTEPEEAASLLEESVNYVRDRKGPALIRLTVPRLNGHSYQDNQAYKDEKLLKEEQKNDPLKKLKDYMVPDQITDKTWKNWEKKAQDTIEAAAEAALNRPEPETTETTKYAFDEGEIPIIGGLAVEGHEFPESAHEPKSEKQRINIVEAIRRTLKYELETNPKLMVFGEDVGMKGGVHAATMDLQSQFGEERVFDTSLSEEGIIGRAVGLAYSGLMPVAEIQFRKYADPATEQLNNCGTIRWRTANRFAAPIVVRMPGGFAKCGDPWHSMSNEVFFTHAIGWQVAMPSNAEDAVGLLRSAMRSNNPTVFFEHRNLLDAKYARKPYPGDEYIVPFGKAKKLREGDEITIITWGAMCERSEEAVDKLGISADVLDLRTLMPWDKEAVLNSIQRTNRCLIVHEDNKTAGFGAELSAVLVRDAFKYLDAPVERVTMPDVPVPYNVKLMESVLPTTKRIADRIEEILLF; this is encoded by the coding sequence ATGGCCAAGAAAAAAAAGGCATCCAAAAAGAAAACATCAGTTTCTAATATAGATTGGAAAAATGTAGCCCGTTTAATACTTACATCCAGAGCAATGGATGAGAAAGAAGAAAATGAGCTGGTTCCAAATAAAGAAGTACTCTATCAATTTTCAGCTCGCGGGCATGAACTTGGCCAGGTATTATTAGGCAGTTTGCTTACGAATAAGCATGATGCAGCAAGTGCATATTATCGCTCACGTCCTTTGTTGCTTACTCTTGGATTATCAGAAGAAGATGCGATGGCGGCTCCAATGGGTAAGTCAGGCGGTTACAGTGATGGCCGGGATATTGGGGTGGTCTGTAATAAGCCTGATAGTGATGGCCCAAAAGTTTTACCTATGGCCGGGGATGTCGGTTCGCAATATACCCCTGCAATTGGCTGGGCTCAGGGAATTGAATACCGAAAAAATGTACTTAAAGAAAAAGTATATGATAAAGCCATTTCCGTAATTCTTGGAGGGGATGGATCTGTGGCAACCAATGGTTTTTGGTCGGCTCTTACAATTGCCACTACTCAGAATCTTCCGGTATTATTTTATATAGAAGATAATGGCTATGGTATTTCAGTAACCAGTGAATACCAAACCCCGGGCGGAAAAATCAGTAATAATCTGCAATCCTTTAACAATCTGAAGATTTATGATGGGGATGGTACAGAGCCGGAAGAGGCTGCTTCTTTATTGGAAGAATCAGTGAATTATGTGAGAGACCGTAAAGGTCCGGCTCTTATTCGCCTAACAGTTCCTAGGTTAAACGGTCATTCTTATCAAGACAATCAAGCCTATAAGGATGAAAAACTGTTAAAAGAGGAACAAAAAAATGATCCGCTAAAGAAGTTAAAAGACTATATGGTTCCGGATCAAATCACTGATAAAACCTGGAAAAACTGGGAGAAGAAAGCGCAGGATACTATTGAAGCTGCCGCAGAAGCAGCACTTAATCGACCTGAGCCGGAAACCACTGAAACCACCAAGTATGCTTTTGATGAAGGTGAAATTCCAATAATAGGCGGGCTTGCAGTGGAGGGGCATGAATTTCCCGAATCTGCCCATGAGCCCAAATCAGAAAAGCAACGCATTAATATTGTAGAAGCTATACGCCGAACATTAAAGTATGAACTGGAAACAAATCCCAAGTTGATGGTTTTTGGGGAAGATGTTGGAATGAAAGGAGGGGTACATGCAGCTACGATGGATTTACAGTCACAATTTGGAGAAGAACGGGTTTTTGACACCAGTCTCTCTGAGGAAGGAATTATTGGTCGCGCCGTAGGCTTGGCTTATTCCGGTTTGATGCCGGTTGCTGAAATCCAGTTTCGAAAATATGCAGACCCGGCTACAGAGCAACTGAATAATTGCGGAACCATACGTTGGAGAACGGCCAATCGATTTGCAGCTCCAATAGTAGTTCGTATGCCCGGAGGCTTTGCCAAATGTGGAGATCCGTGGCACAGTATGAGCAATGAAGTGTTTTTTACCCATGCCATTGGTTGGCAGGTAGCCATGCCAAGTAATGCCGAGGACGCTGTGGGCCTTCTAAGATCAGCTATGAGAAGTAATAATCCCACCGTATTTTTTGAGCACCGAAATTTACTGGATGCCAAATATGCCAGGAAGCCTTATCCTGGTGACGAATATATTGTTCCATTCGGAAAGGCAAAAAAGCTGAGAGAAGGAGATGAAATAACCATAATAACCTGGGGTGCTATGTGCGAGCGAAGTGAAGAAGCCGTAGATAAATTAGGTATTTCAGCAGATGTATTGGACCTGCGGACCTTAATGCCTTGGGATAAAGAGGCAGTGCTGAATTCTATTCAGCGAACAAACCGATGTCTTATAGTTCATGAAGATAATAAGACGGCCGGATTTGGAGCAGAGCTTTCGGCGGTTCTTGTGCGCGATGCATTTAAGTATCTTGATGCTCCTGTGGAGCGGGTAACCATGCCTGATGTCCCTGTTCCTTATAATGTTAAGCTAATGGAATCTGTGTTACCAACTACAAAAAGAATTGCGGATAGAATCGAAGAAATCCTTTTATTTTAG